One Euphorbia lathyris chromosome 1, ddEupLath1.1, whole genome shotgun sequence DNA segment encodes these proteins:
- the LOC136220206 gene encoding pyrophosphate-energized membrane proton pump 2: MMIDDDVEGGNLGPYQERPRVFPNMRSKPYTPFIVRVLMGINVRVLFILLLLGLGAIFYIGASTSPIIVFVFTICIISFLLSIYLTKWVLSKDEGPPEMVQISDAIRDGAEGFFRTQYGTISKMAIVLAMIILCIYLFRSMTPQQEASGLGRFASAYITVAAFLLGALCSGIAGYVGMWVSVRANVRVSSAARRSAREALQIAVRAGGFSALVVVGMAVIGVAILYSTFYVWLGVDTSGSMNVTDLPLLLVGYGFGASFVALFAQLGGGIYTKAADVGADLVGKVEQGIPEDDPRNPAVIADLVGDNVGDCAARGADLFESIAAEIISAMILGGTMAQRCKIEDPSGFILFPLVIHSFDLVISSIGILSIRGTRDASVKSPMEDPMAILQKGYSITIVLAVITFGASTRWMLYTEQAPSAWFHFALCGLVGIITAYLFVCITKYYTDYKHEPVRTLALASSTGHGTNIIAGVSLGLESTALPVLVISVAIVAAFWLGETSGLVDETGKPTGGLFGTAVATMGMLSTAGYVLTMDMFGPIADNAGGIVEMSQQPESVREITDVLDAVGNTTKATTKGFAIGSAALASFLLFSAYMDEVSTFAHEPFNQVDIAIPEVFVGGLLGSMLIYLFSAWACSAVGRTAQEVVNEVRRQFIERPGIMEYKEKPDYGRCVAIVASASLKEMIKPGALAIISPIVVGIVFRILGYYTGHPLLGAKVVASMLMFGTVSGILMALFLNTSGGAWDNAKKYIETGALGGKGSDCHKAAITGDTVGDPFKDTAGPSLHVLIKMLATITLVMAPVFL, encoded by the exons ATGATGATAGATGATGATGTTGAGGGTGGCAATTTGGGGCCATACCAAGAAAGGCCAAGGGTCTTCCCCAATATGCGAAGTAAACCATATACTCCATTT ATTGTTCGAGTTCTCATGGGAATAAATGTCCGGGTTCTTTTTATACTTTTGCTTTTGGGTTTAGGAGCAATCTTTTACATTGGAGCTAGTACTTCTCCAATCATTGTCTTCGTGTTTACAATTTGTATCATCAGCTTCCTCTTATCGATATATCTTACTAAGTGGGTACTATCAAAGGATGAGGGACCTCCTGAAATGGTTCAG ATATCAGATGCAATACGTGATGGGGCTGAAGGTTTCTTCAGGACCCAATATGGGACCATCTCAAAGATGGCAATAGTGCTTGCTATGATAATCCTTTGCATATATTTATTCCGTAGTATGACTCCTCAACAAGAAGCTTCTGGCCTAGGGAG GTTTGCATCTGCATATATCACTGTTGCTGCATTCCTTTTGGGAGCCTTGTGTTCTGGTATAGCTGGCTACGTTGGGATGTGGGTGTCTGTTCGTGCAAATGTTAGAGTTTCTAGTGCTGCAAGGCGATCAGCTAGAGAGGCATTGCAG ATTGCTGTACGTGCTGGTGGTTTTTCTGCCTTGGTGGTTGTTGGTATGGCTGTAATTGGTGTAGCCATCCTATATTCTACCTTTTATGTTTGGTTAGGCGTGGACACTTCAGGTTCAATGAACGTTACTGATT TACCTCTTCTCCTTGTGGGATATGGCTTTGGAGCTTCCTTTGTTGCATTGTTTGCTCAGTTAGGTGGTGGGATATACACAAAAGCAGCTGATGTTGGGGCTGACCTTGTTGGGAAAGTAGAGCAGGGAATACCTGAAGATGATCCTAGAAATCCCGCCGTGATTGCTGATTTG GTTGGAGATAATGTGGGTGATTGTGCTGCTCGAGGTGCTGATCTTTTTGAAAGTATCGCTGCTGAAATAATCAGCGCTATGATACTTGGAGGAACTATGGCTCAACGTTGCAAAATCGAGG ATCCTTCTGGCTTCATCTTGTTTCCTCTTGTTATTCATTCCTTTGATCTGGTTATATCTTCAATTGGAATACTTTCAATCAGGGGTACTCGTGATGCTAGTGTAAAGTCTCCAATGGAGGATCCGATGGCAATCCTTCAGAAAGGATACTCTATTACGATAGTTTTGGCTGTTATCACATTTGGTGCG TCTACCCGTTGGATGCTTTATACAGAACAAGCACCTTCAGCATGGTTTCATTTTGCCTTGTGTGGATTGGTTGGCATCATTACAGCTTATCTTTTTGTTTGTATCACCAAGTACTATACTGACTACAAGCATGAGCCTGTACGAACGTTAGCTCTTGCCAGCTCCACTGGTCATGGGACCAACATAATTGCTGGAGTTAGTTTGGGCCTGGAATCAACAGCTCTTCCTGTTCTTGTCATTAGTGTGGCTATTGTCGCAGCTTTTTGGCTAGGTGAGACCTCAGGTCTGGTGGATGAAACTGGAAAGCCAACTGGCGGGTTGTTTGGTACAGCTGTAGCGACAATGGGGATGCTCAGCACTGCTGGCTATGTTCTTACAATGGATATGTTTGGCCCTATAGCTGACAATGCTGGTGGAATTGTAGAGATGAGTCAGCAG CCTGAAAGTGTTCGGGAGATCACTGATGTTCTTGATGCAGTGGGCAACACTACGAAAGCCACAACCAAAGGGTTTGCTATTGGATCTGCAGCACTTGCATCTTTCCTTCTATTTAGTGCTTACATGGATGAGGTTTCTACATTTGCCCATGAACCTTTCAATCAG GTCGATATTGCAATTCCTGAAGTTTTTGTTGGGGGATTGTTGGGCTCAATGCTTATTTACTTATTCAGTGCATGGGCTTGCTCAGCAGTTGGTCGAACGGCTCAGGAGGTTGTTAATGAAGTAAGGCGGCAATTTATTGAGAGGCCTGGTATCATG GAATACAAGGAGAAGCCAGATTATGGTCGATGTGTAGCAATTGTGGCATCTGCATCTCTGAAGGAAATGATAAAACCTGGTGCTTTGGCTATAATTTCACCCATAGTGGTTG GTATTGTGTTCCGGATTTTGGGGTACTATACGGGACACCCTCTGCTTGGGGCTAAAGTTGTGGCTTCTATGCTAATGTTTGGGACAGTTTCTGGCATTCTTATGGCTCTTTTTCTAAACACATCCGGCGGCGCGTGGGATAATGCAAAGAAATATATTGAGACAGGGGCACTGGGAGGCAAGGGTAGTGATTGTCATAAAGCAGCAATTACTGGAGATAC AGTTGGAGACCCATTCAAAGATACAGCTGGACCTTCACTCCATGTGCTTATAAAAATGTTGGCGACAATCACATTAGTCATGGCTCCTGTTTTCCTTTGA
- the LOC136220216 gene encoding uncharacterized protein, translated as MYEGVCTSVRTSVGKTEEFPITIGVHQGSALSPFLCDIVMDELTSSLQDGIPWCMLFVLVDETKGVERKLELWRQTLESRGFKLSRSKTEYLECKFSGRRGREAGTITLDGRVVQASDCFRYLGSIIQTDGEVDGDVAHRIKAGWSKWKSATGFLCDPGMPNRLKGKFYRTAIRPALLYGTECWAVKHCHIHKMSVAEMRMLRWMCGHTRKDRVRNEIIRTKVGVTSIENKMRENRLRWFGHVRRRALDAPVRRTEEWQRDVVVRGRGRPKKTWRRVIESDMSLLGIEENMVVDRTEWRERICVADTT; from the coding sequence atgtatgagggagtatgcacgagtgtacgtactagtgttgggaagactgaagagtttcctattacgattggagtgcatcaaggttccgcactaagcccatttctttgtgacatcgttatggatgaactaacaagttcacttcaagatggtataccatggtgcatgctgtttgtgttggttgatgagacgaaaggagtggagaggaagttggaactatggagacaaactctagaatctagaggctttaagttgagtcgaagtaagacagaatatttggagtgtaagtttagcggccgtaggggtagggaggcagggacaatcaccctagatgggagagttgttcaggcctcggattgcttccggtatttaggatctattatccaaacggatggagaagtagatggagatgttgctcataggattaaagctggttggtcgaagtggaagagtgctacgggtttcctttgtgatcccggcatgcctaatagattgaagggaaaattctaccggacggcaattagaccagcattgttatatggtacggagtgttgggcagtgaaacactgccacatccataagatgtcggtggcagagatgcgtatgttgagatggatgtgtggtcatacgagaaaggaccgggtgcgtaatgaaataattaggacaaaagtaggggtcacatctattgagaataaaatgagagaaaaccgactaaggtggtttggccatgtgagacgtagagcgcttgatgcgccggttaggagaaccgaagagtggcaaagggatgtagtggtgaggggtaggggaagacctaagaaaacttggaggagggtgatcgagagtgatatgagtttactgggaattgaggaaaatatggtagtggataggacggagtggagggagcgaatctgtgtcgctgacacgacttga